In Plasmodium knowlesi strain H genome assembly, chromosome: 8, the DNA window agaacaaataaaaaataaaaaggaaaaagaggacaaaaagggtgtgaaaccaatatccttcatcttaaacaataaaccctaaactgtgaacacTAAACTCTGAACGCTCAAACCATAAAATCTAAACcgtcaaacctaaaccctaaaccctaaacccatgaaccctaaacccatgaaccctaaacccgaaaccctaaacccgaaacccgaaaccctaaacccgaaacccgaaaccctaaaccctaaaccctaaaccctaaactgtgaaccttaaacccggaaccattaacactaaaccctcaaccctaaactgtgaaccctaaaactgtgaatcctaaactgtgaaccctaaactgtgaatcctaaactgtgaaccctaaactgtgaacctgagaccatgaaccctaaaccattaacccggaacctaaacttggaacctcttccataggaacaagttccataggaaccccttccataagaacttcttccttaggaacctgttcttctcccattaattcggatcccatgaactcttgaaccaagaGTTCCAGAatatccttctggttcaattgtgtgtcgcctttttgacattcatccaacacttcaaaatgaatttcaataatcgttcgacgattcacaccaccagaacgtttcgttctcgttggagcagaacgaggttttcgctccttcaccaatcgatattcatgtgaactatcttgctgcacatgatcgaggagttgttcctgtacggatggaccaggaatttcagcaggagatcttctgaaacgtggtcctcctttaccaagaggaccaaaatactaacaaaaaaaaaagaaaaaaaaaaagaaaaatgagaggatatttttgttaagaagattgtgaaatgttctttttacacatttattttattttattttctattcCTCAGTCTTGTGgtggtaggttggttgtgtagtaggttagtgtgtagtatccggtttttgTCTGCCAGGAGTTTTTCCCTCAAGCCGAATGCCTACGGCATTCATCGGGAAGTTCTGAGTAGTATacggtccctgtctgcgaggagttctttccctcccccctttattcaactaaagctaacccctcaaccttattccaatacccctaaaaccttactcctataccttGAACATGATTCCAATATCCCCACAACTTTTTTcagcacccctacaacgttattctaacacccctacaaccttcttcttatacccctacaaccttattcggagacccccacaaccttattctaatacccttacaaacttattctaacacccttacaaccttcttcctataccatAAAaccattattcctatacccctacaaccttattccagcacctctacaaccttaattccaacaccccaacaaccttattcctatacccctacaacctcatCCAagcacccttacaaccttattctaacacccctacaaccttactctaatacccgaacaccttcctcctaaacacggaatccttattccaatacccttaaaaccttcattcctataaccggaatctaagttctaacaccctgacaccttcgtcctaaacccggaatctgacttctaacacccttacaaccttattctaacacccctacaaccttattccgacacccctacaaccttattccgacacccctacaacattattctaacaccgcAACAACCCTTATTCCTGTaacctacaaccttattctaatacccctaagaccctattctaatacccctacaaccttattctaacaaccttaccaccttattctaacacccttagaaccttattccaacacccctacaatcttcatcctaaacctggaatctgatttctgacacccctacaacctttattctaactcccttacaaccttactcctaaacccggaatctgagttttagcaccctgacaccttattcctaaacccggaatctaagttcttacaccctgacttctttgtcctgaacccggaatctgacttcttacacccgtacaaccttattcgaacaccccaacaacaaccttattccaatacccctaaaaccttattcataAACCCGTAATCcgaatttcctttttttttttttttttttttctttaaaaaaaatataataataaaagtaCTTACCGGAACTGTTACATTGTGGACAGATTGTCCAGGACCCCCACTTGGCGGGGACGCagctgcatttttttcctgccatTCTTGTCTTAATTCTTCTAACTTTTTGTCCCACTTAGGCTTCAATGATTCCCTTATAGCTTCACTCTGCTGTCTTTCTGGATTGGATTGGTCAGAGCATGGATTCGATGTAGTTGCTGCTGTTGTGCCAGGTGATCCTGTTTATGCTTGAGCTACTGCAGCAACGTCGCTCTCATCAGTCGATAAAATAGGAACAGTTGCACTTGATCGTTCAACTGCTCCCTGTGCCATATTCTCAGCGAAGTCATTCTTCATGGCACTCTAATGTTGAGACCATGGATCTCATTGGTTTTCACTAGTCTCAGAGCCCGCAACGGCTACTTCGTCTTGCATAATTTCCCTGTTGCTTTCGCAACTGATCCCAAAAGAACACTAGCTACTGCGCTTTCTGATCCACTACATATCGGAAATACAATTCCCCCCGGAATAGATATACATAGAAATAGTTGTGTGAACGCCACGAATTGTATGAAGATAATGAATCCTTTATTCAGTAGGACCTTATAGAGCATTAGTTTCATCCTATTACGCAACTTCCGTATTTGTCGTTTCCTCAGCTCTTTCCTGCTTAAGGCCCCTCGCGCAGATTTTTTGGTATGAACGGAAGGAGCAGGGTTCTCAGAACAGTCATCCACCACGATATACTCAGTATCCCTTTGACTATCTCTCCTGGGACCAGAAAATTCTATGACCACCTTCTGAATGACTGGACCCTTCATTCCAAGGGCACTGTTACCACTGTTGGAATCAGCAGTTCTGGAATCCTTCTCCCCGGTTCCACCAGAACTTGAGACAGTATCACCATTTTGTTCTGCGGAACCACGAGGAATAATAGTGGGGCCAGctgtaagaaaaagaaaaaggggggatagTTACAGTGTTTCGTAATATTATGTGGATCAGAAGTAGGATCAACATTTCCCCCTCTGTAGTGTTATACACCCCCGTGTAATAAGCACTATAATTGTATGCATCATGGTATTTTGGAGTCCCCAGGTGGCATCGGGGACCTGCCAGTAGGAACCCGGTCCAGGTTAGGGATGCCCCCAGCATGCACAGGAAAAATAGTAGGGGAGGAAAGACTTCAGGAAGGTTCAGATGGAGGATCGAGGGGACAGGTAGTTTCGGGGGTGCGCGAGCATGTACACTGATGGCAGTATTGTGTGTACCCCCTTGTGTACACCAAATAGGTGACTATTATTCATGTTGGTAATGGGAGTACTTCAGGGAGGTTCAAATTTAAGAACCAAAGGTAGACGTTAGGTTAAAGTTGCATTACCGTGAACACTATTACGAGGGGGATTGCCAATACCTCCTTTGGCTTCAGGAATTGGCGTGGCAGGGGAAGAGAGGGGTTCAGCGATTTCTATTTGCGGTTCAGTTTGGTCATCTTGGTTATTATGCTCAACGTGTGGACTGGGATACATAGTAATTTCAACAGTAATCCTGTAGCTATTAAGTTGTTTCTCACCGGTAGTTCCTACTTGTCCCTTCCGACCTTTATCCGGTTTAGATTTAAGAAATTTATACGCAAGAATAATAGAGGTCTGAATATGTCTCTCCACTTCTTTCACTATCTGATCTACACTTTCCCTTATTTTACCCCAATCATGCTTCAGAATCTGCTTCATCTTCTCCACATTCCACTCTATCTGTACTTTCTTATTCTCCTTATTCTTCGATTTACGCCGTACATTTGATTTCCTAtcattctccttctttataatatctttattttcccttaacCAATTcgttatttccttctccattcCCCTCCATTTGAATTGAATATTTCTCCAATCTTCTATAGTGTACtcatatttccttcccccatatttttccatttcagtATTATCCTTTGCTTTAAAGACGTACTCAacatcctccttcttctgatGTTCTCCACagaatgtattttttatggATACGTTCAACATGATACACTGTGTACATGATATCAACTCTTTGCTGTTATCACCTTGTACCTGATCATTCTTGTCCTTACTTTCTTTCTTACATGTAATTGGTAATCCCTGTACTAAACATTTGCACATAGTTGcatattcttcctttactcCTGGAccctttgtttttgtttccGTTGATATCGCACTTAATTCTTCATCCTTCTCCTGCATGTAATCCATAAATTGCTCAAACATAATCTTCATATTGTCACAATTTCCTTCCTATAAATAGGGAAGTGAGAATATAATTGGACATGTATTCTTCCGCATATTTCCTGTTCGTTTCTCCCTTAATATATGTATTCCTGTGCACTTTCCACATTCACCTGCCCCCTTTTTAACATAAAGAAAGGTACTTACTAAATTTTGTGATTTTTCCATGTAGTTTGACCATTTTCCTATTAATTCCCCTAACTTAACACTTGCATCTTTAGCACTTGTCCCCTTCCCCGATCTATTCTCACGGGGGGAGCATGTTGGAGTTCCCACTGGTGGGGATTCACGTGATGTGGGGATGGTTTCTTCTGGTCCTGATCCTTCATTTGGGAAAGTGATCGAACTTGGTGTTACATTTCTCCCCGCTTTGCGGGGTGGTCGTGGGCCACAAGCCGGAACTGTGTCTGCAGCTATACTATCCAACTGTCCACAGGGGAGGCGTGGTTGAGTCAATTCACTGGGTTGCTGCGCGCTATTCGGTACTCCTAGCTTGGAGGAGGATTGTAAGTTGTTCAAGGTATCCCTGATCTCTTCTATCTTTCCCTTCAAATCAGGTTCGTACTTtcctaaattttttaaaatatcttcAATGTTCTTCATCAATGTTGCCTGAGGGTTTTCCTCTAATTTTCCTACCTCTGGACACATTagctcctcttccttttcctgaaTACATCCTATACTCCCCTTCTTATTATTTATGTTTACCTTTATATTATCATCCCTTAGACCTTCATGAAGATTTACATGTTCAGGTTTTCTCAGTTCCTTATAGCATCGATTGTTCAGATTACTCCTCCCTCCTAATACACCAGCATCCGTATCCTTCATAGTAATAAACGGTATCTCCAGTTTTTCACGGcaggatgaagaagaggacTCCCCTGGTGGTTGTGCATTGCTCTGTATTTGTGTATGTAGAGGGGAATAATAAGTATGTGGTGTAAATATAATAGGCATATGATGATGATGTGATGCGATTCCGTAcacataaaagaaaaatgcattaaACAATACTGGACGGCAGGTGCAGGAGAAACATATAATAATAGGGAAAAGTGGGGAAATAATCGCAGCAGGGTAATATGGGTATTATTCAAATGTCCCTTTAATTCTCACCTGTAACGAAAAGGATAATAGGCCTACAAGCAATATATACATGGGTTtcaatattttaaaatttgggTTGAAATTTCTACTAAACCCTCTTTCCTCCATGCCACCTTGACAGTAATTCGGGACATAATTCCGGTccacctttctttttttggtaagTGCGTAGCCCATTGGAACAGCAGGAACAGTTCGcgttctacattttttcatacttgacatgtatatatgtatgtatacatgtatatatgtatgtatacatgtatatatgtatgtacatatgtatatatgtatgtatatatgtatatatatgtatgtatatatgtatatgtatatatgtgtaattacatatatacaaaagtCACTTTAAAGTCGTCGGAATATGTGACTATTCCTTTCTTGCTTCTGAGGTGAAAACTTCTAATatggaaagaacaacaatgttctattattttttctatgtaCAAATTTGGTATACTATTATAAAGATATGATTGTAATATGTATGGCTTATGTACATTTACGGGTGTAATCATGTTTATGCAGTTTATTCAGAAAGTGTTGTAATTTTCTATGTTCATAAGGTATTTCTTTATATATTAGGAAATAATTAGAATTaattaaagaaggatgaaaaaactgGATAAGTTAAATATTTACAGGTAAAATTTTATGTACGAATCTAGTAGGAGTCGCTatttataaagaaaagaggaagtgtTAATTAGTActttatatttattcatttgatAATTTCACTCACATTTAGTTATAGAATGAGCATAATGTAACGTGAACTTCAGTGTAATAATATTAATAGGAAGGAAATATGCTTCATtctactaaaaaaaaattacataattttttttttctttaaattacGCAATAGAATCAGTCAACATATAATTACTAGAGTAAGAATTCTAAAATAGTTGGccagtaatttttttttttatgataacATATAGTATACCATATATGTATCAGGCTAAATGTAGAACAACAACACAGCTCGCGAACtgtgggaaaaggaaaaaaaaaaaattaaaactatGGCACATGCGTTATGAATGTGTAAAAGTAAAACATACATCGGGAAGGAATccgagggggggaaaaaaaattacacttatttttttgtatgagaGATTATATCATATTtaatgtttagggttcagagtGTGGAAGTAGGCTTCAGGGTATGTGGGAGCCGGGTTCAAGATTCAGAATTATAGGATACAGATGACGCCTTCATAGTTCTGAATCCGAAACCTGTAACATGCAACTCTAAACCTATGAACCAGGCTCCCACATACACGGCATATTCACCGAGAGAAATTTTGCACATTATAGAGCAGAGGAACGTTGAAAAGGAACGGGACCCGTAGAAGCGTGTATTGAGTGCAGCGGAAGAGAACTCACCCCGTTCATGCACTGAAGAACTATACTGCTATCAATAACGACGACGAAATGTACCTTATAAGGTAAATTACAGTGAGCAATTTAGAGTAGGTGCcaacttttctcttttttccggTTTGTTATTCCCATGGGAGGAAGAGGGATAGAGTGCAGCTGTACTTCCATAGTGATTACTAAATGAAACAATGTGCGCGGATACATTGGAAaacctctttcttttttttcatttattgtACTAAGGTGTTCATATTAGTGTGTAATCAATATGAGGcataaagttttttttatttcactgaAATATTGGTAAATACTTCACTTAACTGACTTGTTGCCAAACTTATTCTATATTAATTTGttcgcaatttttttatcgaaCATATAAGATTTTTGTGAAATTTGTTTGCACAAGTTTTTatctttgtaattttttttattttaataattttcgtttttatccttataatttttgtttttatccttataatttttgtttttatccttataatttttgtttttatccttataatttttgtttttatccttataatttttgtttttatcattataatttttgtttttatcattataatttttgtttttatcattataatttttgttttatgttcataattttttttttatcttcataatttttttcatcttaataattttctccttcctaaTTCCAATTAAGGTTCTAATTCTGGACATTTAAAAAGTGCTTCAAATTGAGTAGGTTCGAGCATAGGTCCTCGGGAAGGTTCCGGGGAAAGATGTATTCGCGGAGATCAGTCCTCTTTTGGGCCCATTTTTTGCCCCTTGGGGCTtctattactttttttcccaatttctTTCCCCCATCGCAACATATACCACACGAACTTCTCGCAAAAGTACACCTAATATTGTTGGGAGCTGTATggtttattattattttttttttttttaacttcacctttttttcgtccatttTCGGCACAGCTATAGGATAcacgaagaagaggaaaaaaggaaagtttaaaggggggagggaaaagaagaaggaattaaggaaaaaataaaataagtaaaaagaaaaaaaaaaaaaaaaaaaaggaagggaatggTGTAGGATGTCACAACATAAGGCAGAGTGACggggagaaaaggaatcATGGGGAACAGTTAACACAAAGGAGGAACGTAAGAAcagggagaaggagaaatgggctttaaggggaaaagtgCGCGAACTGGCTAACTGCCCAACTGGAAACTGACCAACTGGAAACTGCCCAACTGGTAACTGCCCAACTGGTAACTGCCCAACTGGTAACTGCCCAACTCGTAACTGCCCAACTGATTGGTGGGGGACCACATAGTATAGCCGACCAAAATGAATGGGAAAGGTAAAGCGACCTTTTGGGAACCCAATTGGAAGTTACCCTGAATCCACCACTCATAGTTCGCCAAAGGCAAATACACcattttaaaggaaaagaaagaaggagtgCCTTGGCAAATATTCAAAAATCGCCTAAGTTCACTCGTCTTTTAAGGAATAGACACGCACATGTAAAGACGCacgtatttatgtatgtaccTACGTGGGTGTGCACATCGTCCTTCTTTGCCCCAAGGGGAAGTCACCATGGAAGAACAAACGAGtttccaaaagaaaaaatcgcagaaatggaagaacGACCTGAGTGAGGCACAAATGAAccaaagaattaaaaacatCAGTTTGACCAAGCGGTTAATATCATATGAGCGGTACATCAATGCTATACCAAAGGAGGAGAGAAGGGAAGATATGAAAAATGATTGGCACCCCGAGACTCCACGAATTAAGAAGAATGTCAGCTTGTCCCAATGGAAtagagaaatgaaaaaatggaggaaacagATACACGCATGGGGGAACATGTCTGAGGGGATGCACGAATACATTTGTAATTTGCCCCCTTCGGAGAAGTATAATTATTTATCCAAGTTAAAGTTGCCTGAACTGAGTCCAGGAGAAATTGcaattttgagaaaaagaaatgaacaaattgcaACTAGGGCGTTAAAGAATATTGTACAAGGAGACAACGTTCATAACAACAACGTCGATAACAACAACGTAGATAACAACAACGTTGACAGCAACAACATCGGTAACGACTACAATGATGATAATGGTGATGGTGAGGGGCACCGGGGGAGCTTCCATCACATACTGGATAAAccgcttttatttttgcctcACAACTTTAGTGGGACCATATTAAATAACAAATTTGTGGTTATTAAGCAGGATGCCTTGGAGAACTCCCTTCAAtcattaaggaaaaattatgagGAGAAATATCGCCCCCTGTATGAGAAATATCGTGCCTTATATCTAGCACCTTCCAGCGTTGACAATAACCGGAAGGAACAATCCCAAACGGGCGACATTACAGTTCTTGCCACAAGAGCGAAAGGTGTATCGGCTAATGATGAGATAAAGGCGTACATGTAGAACCGAGAGAAGGCGAAAGTTTCCCAGTGCCTTTGCCCAGTTTATGTAAAGTGTACCACTAGAAGTAGCTGCCGGGgaagtaaaatgaaaaaaaggttttaaaTGTCCAGTatgtggggaaaaaagaagggaaaaaaaaaaaaaaaaaaaaaaaaaaagcacggtggatgatgaaatatattacagttgcaaaaggtcgcaaaatataaaggaaaaacacacacttatccgacgcaaggaaaaattgtgtgtacatggGTGTTGGCACAGACAACCTTATAGaagcatacatacacattaCACCAAGAATGTACACAGAATAACGCGAATATGCGGAAATGGCAGGGTTCAGCGccccgggttaaaggtaaagttggttacgggttaagcgtAAGGTTGTTTCTGGGTATGGGGAAACGGTTTTCATGGTTATGTATTCCCCGGATTgaagataaggtaggttccgggttaaggattaatgtgggttccgggttaaagataaaagtgggttccgggtttagggtaaaagttggttccgggtttagggtaaaagttggttccgggttaagggtaaaaattggttccgggttaagggtaaaagttggttccgggttaagcgtaaGGTTATatctgggttaagggtaaaagtaggttacgggttaaggataaggtgggttccgggtttaggataaaagtgggttccgtgttaagggtaaaaatgggttccggtttaagggtaaaaatgggttccgggttaagggtaaaaatgggttccgggttaagggtaaaagtgggttccgggttaagcattaaagtgggttccgggttaagcattaaagtgggttcccggttaaggataaaagtgggttcccggttaaggataaaagtgggttcccggttaaggataaggtaggttccgggttaaggatgacgtatgctgcgggttaaaaataaggtaggttcggGGTTAAGtgtaaggtaagttccgggttaagtataaggtaagttccgggttaaggataaaagttggttacgggttaaaagtaaagttggttacgggttaaaagtaaagttggttacgggttaaaagtaaagttggtcacgggttaaaagtaaagttcgTTACGGGTCAAGGGTAAAATTGGTTcctggttaagggtaaaagttggttccgggttaagggtaaaagttggttccggggtaaaagtaaagtgtgttccgggttaaggattaaagtgggttccgggttaaggataaaagtgggttccgggttaaaagtaaagttggttccaggttaaaagtaaagttggttccgggttaaaagtaaagttggttccgggttaagcgtaaggtaggttccgggttaagggtacaagtgggttccgggttaagggtacaagtgggttccgggttaagggtaaaagtgggttccgggttaaggataaaagtgggttccggcttaaaggtaaaagtgggttccgggttaaggattaaagtgggttctggctTAAGGTGAATGTAAGATCAGGGTTTGGagttatggtgatagtaggatcagggtttaggtttaatgtttgtagagtataggtttagggttcaggtttaatAATTCtagagtataggtttaggttttagttTTAATGTTTGCagagtataggtttagggttcagcgtGCAGAACTCAGGGTtcatgttttagggtttagggtttagatgTTTAAGGTTTTGGGCTTGTATAAATGTTATATTGGAGAAGAATATATAGGTGTATTTATGGATGGATGGAAATGGAGGAAATTACGGAAAGGATAATAAATGTATAAAGGTGGagaaggtgtttttttttgtgggaaagggaagaaatgtaaggagaaaatgaaagagagaaggaaaagatatgggagaaagaaaaagtgaaagaaggaaggggatggaaggaaaagaaaagaggaaatggaagaaaagaaatgcaagtggaaaaaatgcttGATTGAGGAGAGTTgcgtacatttattttttttctctcctttctttttttttttttttttattttcttctatttcttattttctctttttaattttttgttttcctatttcccttaatttattattattattttttatttatatattttttattatttttaatttccttgtaaaagggggggggcaatatatgttttatttccttatGGTGGAATACTTTAATTAGAATGGGGaatgaattgtataatagttggaaatgtgggagatgtttcttttttcttttttttatttatttatttattttttttttttttgtgctctttaaaacttattctttctaataaagatattctttctaataaagatattcttcctaatataaaaatattctttctaataaagatattcattctaataaagatattctttctaataaagatattcttcctaatataaaaatattctttttaataaagatatttatttctaatgaagatattctttctaataaacatatttatttctaataaagatattctttctaataaagatattctttctaatgaagatatttatttctaataaagatatttatttctaataaagatattctttctaataaagatatttatttctaataaagatattctttctaataaagatatttatttctaataaagatattctttctaataaagatatttatttctaataaagatattctttctaataaagatattctttctaatgaACATATTCGTtctaatataaatatatatatagagagcAGGacacacaaagaaaaaaaaagaatttttttcacatgttaaattgaagcaaaacaaactaaaatatacagtatataaaagcaaaacaaaccaaatatacagtatataaaagcagaacaaaccaaatatacagtggagaaaaaaagaaaatggcacctttttcttttataaaaacatccCTATTAATCTTTGCATACTTATTCTTATGGTATCAAACCAATTATCAACACCAGGTAagaataacagaaaaaaaaaattttataatatttttgacATCTATAGGGGGAATTTTGGTGTGGGCTaaaacgtatatatgtatatatatattatatattattttgccacaccaaattattattcatatttattattcatatttaaggaaaaaaggcggGGGGGAGTAAAAGTGTAAGGGAAGGGCGGGGGAATTTTTAAGGGATACAGGAGTAAGATTCTCGGTTCCGGGTTCCAGGTTTATggattagggtttagggttttagggtttagggttcaaggtttagggggttagggtttagggttaagggttcagggttcagggtttaggttttagggtttagggttttagggtttagggttttagggtttagggttttagggtttagggttttagggtttagggttttagggtttaggggttcagggtttagggtttagggttcagtttGCTTTGAAGGtggagggagaaggaaaggaaaaaggaaaggggggatggggggggaaagaaaaccttccccctttttcccttagaccattccttacatatttatattatatatatatatatatatatatatatatatatatatatatatatacatttttttttttaggtgagTGCATTAGGCACATTAAACCACGATGATGTGTCGGATGGAAGCGGTTTATATTCAtcagatgaagaaaatataaataagaCACATGGTCGTTTGAAAACAGCACAAGGAGTTGGAACAAATATTCCTCATAAGGGTTATGGTGATTATGGTCCACCCCAAGGAGGAATAGGTTCCTCCGCCCATTCGAAACAGAAGAACAACCcacgggaaggaaaaaatttaaaggataaaattcaaaaaatttgtgaaaaaattttttgtcgtCCTGCCATGAAGCATAGATGTATACTATTATTAATAGTGAACATTTTGATCTTCTgtgttttgtttatttcgtGGGTAACGGTGGATAAAAAGACGCTTTCAGCGGTTACTGCTATAGGACTCGGAGCTTCCGCAGTTATAATTCTCCTTATATTACTTGCTTTCCTCGGATACCATTATTATAAAGCACGC includes these proteins:
- a CDS encoding histone RNA hairpin-binding protein, putative, whose amino-acid sequence is MEEQTSFQKKKSQKWKNDLSEAQMNQRIKNISLTKRLISYERYINAIPKEERREDMKNDWHPETPRIKKNVSLSQWNREMKKWRKQIHAWGNMSEGMHEYICNLPPSEKYNYLSKLKLPELSPGEIAILRKRNEQIATRALKNIVQGDNVHNNNVDNNNVDNNNVDSNNIGNDYNDDNGDGEGHRGSFHHILDKPLLFLPHNFSGTILNNKFVVIKQDALENSLQSLRKNYEEKYRPLYEKYRALYLAPSSVDNNRKEQSQTGDITVLATRAKGVSANDEIKAYM
- a CDS encoding SICAvar, type I (fragment), whose amino-acid sequence is YFGPLGKGGPRFRRSPAEIPGPSVQEQLLDHVQQDSSHEYRLVKERKPRSAPTRTKRSGGVNRRTIIEIHFEVLDECQKGDTQLNQKDILELLVQEFMGSELMGEEQVPKEEVLMEGVPMELVPMEEVPSLGSGLMV